A genomic stretch from Flavobacterium sp. KS-LB2 includes:
- a CDS encoding KpsF/GutQ family sugar-phosphate isomerase: protein MISKENILASAKKTILSESESIAKLTDFLDENFIEATQNIYNSKGRVVVTGIGKSAIIAQKMVATFNSTGTPSLFLHASEAIHGDLGMIQNEDTIICISKSGNSPEIKVLVPLLKRFGNTLIAITGNTASFLAKGADFVLNTTVDNEACPNNLAPTNSTTAQLVMGDAIAVCLMEMRDFKPEDFAVYHPGGALGKKLLLRVQDILEHTLKPMVSPDAPIKKVIFEISEKRLGVTAVIDQDKVIGIITDGDIRRMLNERDSFADLTAKDIMTKNPKLIPSTAMVVDALNILEDFSITQLVVVDNGAYKGVLHLHDILKEGIL from the coding sequence TTGATATCTAAAGAAAATATATTGGCTAGCGCCAAAAAAACTATTTTATCGGAAAGCGAATCTATTGCCAAACTAACTGATTTTCTTGATGAAAACTTCATTGAAGCGACACAAAACATCTATAATTCTAAAGGAAGAGTAGTTGTTACAGGAATAGGAAAAAGTGCTATTATCGCCCAAAAAATGGTTGCTACTTTTAATTCTACTGGAACTCCATCCCTATTTCTTCATGCCTCAGAGGCGATTCACGGTGATTTAGGAATGATCCAAAATGAAGATACTATCATTTGTATTTCAAAAAGTGGCAATAGTCCTGAAATAAAGGTTTTAGTACCGCTATTAAAACGTTTTGGAAACACATTGATAGCAATAACAGGAAATACGGCTTCTTTTCTGGCTAAAGGCGCCGATTTTGTTTTGAACACCACTGTAGATAACGAAGCTTGCCCTAATAATCTTGCCCCTACTAACAGTACCACTGCGCAATTAGTTATGGGTGATGCAATTGCCGTTTGCCTCATGGAAATGCGTGATTTCAAACCAGAAGATTTTGCCGTTTACCATCCAGGTGGTGCATTAGGCAAGAAATTATTATTGCGTGTACAAGATATTTTAGAACACACCTTAAAACCTATGGTATCTCCAGATGCACCAATAAAAAAAGTAATTTTCGAAATTTCTGAAAAACGTCTCGGTGTAACTGCGGTTATCGATCAAGATAAAGTTATTGGTATTATTACTGATGGTGATATTCGACGCATGCTAAATGAGAGAGATTCTTTTGCTGATTTGACCGCCAAAGACATCATGACAAAAAACCCAAAATTAATACCATCTACCGCTATGGTTGTAGATGCATTAAACATTTTAGAAGATTTCTCCATCACGCAATTAGTAGTGGTTGATAATGGAGCATACAAAGGAGTATTACATTTACACGATATTTTAAAAGAAGGAATACTATAA
- a CDS encoding putative type IX sorting system protein PorV2 translates to MKKSFLLAAVLISTLNYSQAVRKYSNEFMNIGVDAAALGMSNAVVAATADVNSGYWNPAGLLHLEDHQVAVMHANYFANIAQYDYLAYASPIDDRSAWGISLIRFGVDDILNTTELIDSQGNIDYNRISLFSTADYGFTFSYARKLPVPGFQYGVNAKVIRRIIGEFANSWGFGFDVGLQFEKNNWQFGLMLRDITTTYNVWNIDEDEYQKIANSIPGENQELPESTEITAPKAQLGIAKKFIIRYDYSILAAANMNMRFAKTNDLISTDFVSIDPAIGLEFGYTDLVFVRAGVGNFQNVQQLDNTQRVGFQPNIGLGFKYKGIQIDYALTDLGDQSAALYSNIFSVKVDLGMFRN, encoded by the coding sequence TTGAAAAAAAGCTTCCTATTAGCAGCGGTTTTGATTAGTACGCTAAATTACAGCCAAGCCGTTCGGAAATACTCGAATGAGTTTATGAATATCGGCGTTGATGCGGCTGCACTTGGTATGTCAAATGCTGTCGTAGCAGCTACTGCTGATGTAAATTCTGGATATTGGAATCCAGCAGGACTACTACATCTGGAGGACCATCAAGTTGCTGTAATGCATGCTAATTATTTTGCTAATATTGCCCAATACGATTACCTAGCTTATGCAAGCCCCATAGACGATAGAAGCGCTTGGGGAATTTCATTAATTCGTTTTGGCGTCGACGACATTTTAAACACTACTGAACTGATAGACAGCCAAGGCAATATTGATTACAACAGAATCAGTCTTTTTTCAACGGCCGATTATGGTTTTACTTTTTCCTATGCTCGAAAACTACCTGTACCTGGATTTCAATATGGTGTAAACGCCAAAGTAATCCGACGAATTATTGGGGAATTTGCTAATTCTTGGGGTTTTGGTTTTGATGTTGGTTTACAATTCGAAAAAAACAACTGGCAATTTGGATTAATGCTTCGGGATATAACCACCACCTACAACGTATGGAATATTGATGAAGACGAATATCAAAAAATTGCCAATTCCATCCCTGGAGAAAATCAGGAATTACCGGAAAGCACAGAGATTACAGCTCCAAAAGCACAATTGGGAATCGCTAAAAAATTCATCATTCGATACGACTATAGCATTTTGGCTGCAGCCAATATGAATATGCGATTTGCCAAAACAAACGATCTTATCTCGACCGATTTTGTTAGTATCGACCCCGCGATAGGATTAGAATTTGGCTATACCGATTTAGTATTTGTACGGGCAGGTGTAGGTAATTTTCAAAATGTACAACAACTTGACAATACCCAAAGAGTAGGATTTCAGCCTAATATTGGTTTGGGATTCAAATACAAAGGCATACAGATCGATTATGCGTTGACTGATTTAGGCGACCAAAGTGCCGCTTTGTACTCCAATATTTTTTCGGTCAAAGTAGATTTGGGAATGTTTAGAAATTAA
- a CDS encoding carboxymuconolactone decarboxylase family protein: protein MADIIEEFNEYRSKMNEKLLADNNKIVKRIFNLDTNAYAAGALDVKTKELLGLVASAVLRCDDCVKYHLETSHKEGVTKEEMMEAMGIATLVGGTIVVPHLRRAYEFWEALEETATK, encoded by the coding sequence ATGGCTGATATTATAGAAGAATTCAACGAGTACCGTTCTAAAATGAACGAAAAATTATTGGCAGACAATAATAAAATTGTAAAAAGAATTTTCAATCTAGACACTAATGCATATGCAGCAGGAGCTTTAGACGTGAAAACCAAAGAGCTTTTAGGATTAGTAGCTTCAGCGGTTTTACGTTGCGATGACTGCGTAAAATACCACTTGGAAACCAGCCATAAAGAAGGCGTTACCAAAGAAGAAATGATGGAAGCTATGGGAATTGCAACCCTAGTTGGCGGAACTATCGTAGTACCACATTTAAGACGTGCGTATGAATTCTGGGAAGCATTAGAAGAAACTGCAACCAAATAA
- a CDS encoding glycosyltransferase family 4 protein — translation MRIIQIIDSLEAGGAERMAVNYANALTTEISFSGLVATRKEGSLKRQLKDEVSYLFLDKQRALDFKALFRLRNYVIQHKVTIIHAHSTSFFLVFLLKLLCPSVRLIWHDHYGDSEFLSKRPIRALQLTLPFFSGIISVNQKLKLWAEEQLKFKKVLFLPNFPSEDLVVIQQTVLQGVDGKRIVCLANLRVQKDHFLLLEVAKKLQKSHPDWTFHLVGKDFQDGYSQQIKDLIVAHHLEKNVFLYGSKDDVKNILHQSTLAVLTSQSEGLPVALLEYGWNRKAVVVTHVGEIASLVQNGKNGFVVPSKEKQLFYDAIVALIENELLQKEFGLALYAKIQATNSEGVIIKEYLNWLQNSHK, via the coding sequence ATGCGCATCATTCAAATCATAGATTCTCTTGAGGCTGGAGGTGCAGAGCGAATGGCTGTAAACTATGCTAATGCTTTGACAACAGAGATTTCGTTTTCAGGATTAGTTGCTACTCGAAAAGAAGGTAGTTTGAAAAGACAATTGAAAGACGAAGTTTCCTATTTGTTCTTAGATAAGCAACGTGCTTTAGATTTCAAGGCTTTGTTTCGTTTGCGAAATTATGTGATACAGCATAAAGTGACTATTATTCATGCACATAGCACTTCTTTTTTTCTAGTTTTTCTGTTGAAATTGCTATGTCCGTCTGTAAGATTAATTTGGCATGATCATTACGGAGACAGTGAGTTTTTATCCAAGAGACCGATTCGTGCTTTGCAGTTAACACTTCCTTTTTTTAGTGGTATCATTAGTGTTAATCAAAAACTAAAGCTATGGGCAGAAGAGCAATTAAAGTTTAAAAAAGTACTTTTTCTGCCTAATTTTCCGTCAGAAGATTTGGTAGTTATACAGCAGACTGTTTTACAAGGAGTCGATGGCAAACGCATTGTATGTTTAGCAAATTTGAGAGTTCAAAAAGACCATTTTTTATTGTTGGAAGTTGCCAAAAAACTACAAAAATCACATCCTGATTGGACTTTCCATTTGGTTGGAAAAGATTTTCAAGATGGGTATTCCCAACAAATTAAGGATTTGATTGTAGCGCATCATTTAGAAAAAAATGTGTTTCTTTACGGCAGTAAAGACGATGTGAAAAATATATTGCATCAATCAACTCTTGCCGTTTTAACTTCCCAATCAGAGGGTTTGCCTGTGGCATTATTAGAATATGGTTGGAATAGAAAAGCTGTTGTAGTGACGCATGTAGGAGAAATAGCTTCTTTGGTACAAAATGGTAAGAATGGTTTTGTTGTTCCCTCTAAAGAAAAACAGCTGTTCTATGACGCAATAGTGGCGTTAATAGAAAATGAACTGTTACAGAAAGAGTTTGGTCTTGCTCTTTATGCGAAGATACAAGCTACTAATTCAGAAGGAGTCATTATTAAAGAGTATTTAAATTGGTTGCAAAATAGTCACAAATGA
- the lptB gene encoding LPS export ABC transporter ATP-binding protein translates to MKLRAENLIKTYKGRSVVKGISVEVNQGEIVGLLGPNGAGKTTSFYMIVGLVKPNSGNIFLDDLNITDYPMYKRAQQGIGYLAQEASVFRKLSIEDNILSVLQLTKLTKAEQEAKMESLIEEFSLEHIRTNRGDLLSGGERRRTEIARCLATDPKFILLDEPFAGVDPVAVEDIQRIVAQLKNKNIGILITDHNVQETLAITDKTYLMFEGGILKAGIPEELVEDEMVRRVYLGQNFELRKKKLEF, encoded by the coding sequence ATGAAATTAAGAGCCGAAAATTTAATCAAAACCTACAAGGGAAGAAGTGTTGTAAAAGGCATTTCAGTAGAAGTGAATCAAGGAGAAATCGTTGGGCTACTTGGCCCTAACGGTGCTGGAAAAACAACTTCTTTTTATATGATTGTGGGATTGGTTAAACCAAATTCAGGCAATATATTTCTAGATGATTTGAATATTACTGATTACCCTATGTACAAAAGAGCACAACAGGGAATTGGTTATTTAGCGCAGGAAGCTTCTGTTTTTAGAAAATTAAGCATTGAAGACAACATATTAAGCGTACTTCAATTGACAAAACTTACCAAAGCGGAACAAGAGGCTAAAATGGAAAGTTTAATCGAAGAATTCAGCTTAGAACATATTCGAACCAATCGTGGGGATTTACTTTCGGGTGGTGAACGCCGTCGTACCGAAATTGCACGCTGTTTAGCCACAGATCCAAAATTCATTTTATTGGATGAACCTTTCGCGGGTGTCGACCCTGTTGCCGTAGAAGATATTCAAAGAATTGTAGCTCAGCTAAAAAATAAAAATATCGGTATTTTAATTACCGATCATAACGTACAGGAAACCTTAGCAATTACAGATAAAACATACTTGATGTTTGAGGGTGGAATCCTAAAAGCGGGGATTCCAGAAGAATTAGTAGAAGATGAAATGGTACGTCGCGTCTATCTAGGGCAAAATTTTGAGTTGAGAAAGAAGAAATTGGAGTTTTAA
- a CDS encoding exopolysaccharide biosynthesis polyprenyl glycosylphosphotransferase, giving the protein MFSVDKIHFEISERKMILRVFDVFFVFGSLFFIGNIFDFDYFIKSTDTLSWMLILGIYINFFGTIFEMYNLQVASNQFQVLKSSILTVSTTVLVYLLTPIYSPELPSNRIQIVLFYVVVFLALFLWRMFYVSFLASTRFLQNAVLICDKEQVVELISGLENIDPHYKIIAFVNADAAEDETVEYPYVKNIKREALFSFVKQNSISEIVIASQKTEGITTELYQQLLHLLESGTIIREYTQVYESKTQRIPVHYMSRDFYRFFPFSRSNHNKLYLIGARIFEISASVLGLCIGLVLFPLIVLGNAIGNRGKLFYTQERVGKDGVVFEILKFRTMVSNAESNGAVFATANDSRVTAFGKFLRKTRIDEFPQFINVLKGDMAVIGPRPERPFFVKEIAEVMPFYETRHIIKPGLTGWAQVNYAYGATINDSLIKLQYDLYYIKHRSIFLDLNIAFKTITTVLFYRGQ; this is encoded by the coding sequence ATGTTTTCAGTCGATAAAATACATTTTGAAATATCAGAACGAAAGATGATTCTTCGTGTTTTTGATGTGTTTTTTGTTTTTGGTTCTTTGTTTTTTATAGGGAATATATTTGATTTTGACTACTTTATAAAGTCAACCGATACTCTATCTTGGATGCTGATTTTGGGTATTTATATCAATTTTTTCGGTACTATTTTCGAAATGTATAATCTTCAGGTTGCAAGTAATCAATTTCAGGTACTAAAGAGTTCGATTCTTACGGTTTCAACCACTGTTTTAGTGTATTTATTGACACCGATTTATTCTCCAGAACTTCCTTCAAACAGAATTCAGATTGTATTGTTTTATGTGGTGGTGTTTCTGGCTTTGTTTTTATGGCGCATGTTTTATGTTTCGTTTTTAGCTTCTACTCGATTTTTACAAAATGCAGTTTTAATCTGTGATAAGGAGCAGGTGGTAGAGTTGATATCTGGATTAGAAAATATCGATCCCCATTATAAAATAATTGCATTTGTAAATGCTGATGCCGCTGAAGATGAGACAGTCGAATATCCCTACGTTAAAAATATAAAGAGAGAGGCGTTGTTTTCTTTTGTCAAACAAAACAGTATATCCGAAATTGTAATTGCTTCCCAAAAGACAGAAGGAATTACAACTGAGTTATATCAGCAACTACTTCATTTATTAGAATCTGGTACTATAATTAGGGAGTATACGCAAGTATATGAAAGCAAAACACAACGCATACCAGTGCATTATATGTCTAGGGATTTTTATCGGTTTTTCCCTTTTAGCAGAAGCAATCACAATAAGTTGTATTTAATTGGTGCCCGTATTTTTGAAATCAGTGCTTCGGTACTTGGATTGTGTATCGGTTTGGTGTTATTCCCATTGATAGTACTTGGAAACGCTATAGGAAACCGGGGAAAGCTATTTTATACGCAAGAACGTGTAGGTAAAGATGGTGTGGTATTCGAAATTTTAAAATTTAGAACCATGGTTAGTAATGCCGAATCTAATGGTGCCGTTTTTGCCACTGCAAATGATTCTCGCGTGACAGCCTTTGGTAAGTTTTTACGAAAAACCAGAATTGATGAATTTCCACAATTCATTAATGTTTTAAAAGGTGATATGGCTGTTATTGGCCCTCGCCCAGAGCGTCCTTTTTTTGTAAAGGAAATTGCTGAAGTCATGCCTTTTTATGAAACAAGACATATTATAAAGCCGGGTCTTACGGGATGGGCACAAGTAAATTACGCCTACGGAGCGACAATTAATGATAGTTTGATCAAATTGCAATACGACTTATATTATATCAAACACCGAAGTATTTTTCTGGATTTAAATATTGCTTTTAAAACAATTACCACCGTTTTATTTTATAGAGGGCAATAA
- a CDS encoding glycoside hydrolase family 25 protein, whose translation MKRKTVRRKTSVVRASKKKATVFSGVILRYSIIAVFVLLIAVTAYHYRDGLAYYFSFKSDKILKAETEAKRISDVRNFQVLEKHEGKSVGIDVSEYQGKIRWTYVDTLEQKYPLHFVFIRATVGKDRKDRQFDRNWLGAKENMMIRGAYHYYRPNENSMEQAELFIKTVTLQKGDLPPVLDIEKLPKNQSIDNLKIGLKRWLNAVESHYGVKPIIYTGERYYDDFLKEEFSDYLFWIANYNFYREEIAEDWLFWQFTEKASAPGIKGNVDVNIYNGDLQQLRYITVE comes from the coding sequence ATGAAAAGGAAAACGGTCAGAAGGAAAACTTCGGTAGTTCGTGCTTCAAAGAAGAAAGCAACTGTTTTTTCTGGAGTTATTTTGCGTTACTCTATTATTGCTGTTTTTGTTTTGCTCATTGCGGTGACTGCTTATCATTATCGTGATGGTTTAGCGTATTATTTTAGTTTTAAATCAGACAAAATACTTAAAGCAGAAACAGAAGCTAAGCGCATTTCCGATGTTCGCAATTTTCAGGTTTTAGAAAAACACGAAGGAAAAAGTGTGGGTATTGATGTTTCTGAATATCAAGGAAAAATCCGATGGACTTATGTAGATACGTTAGAACAAAAATATCCGTTGCATTTTGTATTTATTCGAGCTACTGTTGGAAAAGATAGAAAAGACCGTCAGTTTGATAGGAATTGGCTTGGCGCCAAAGAGAATATGATGATTCGTGGAGCCTATCATTACTATCGTCCCAACGAAAATTCAATGGAGCAAGCCGAACTTTTTATTAAAACTGTAACGTTACAAAAAGGAGATTTACCACCCGTTTTAGATATTGAAAAATTACCTAAAAATCAGTCGATAGATAATTTGAAAATAGGCTTAAAAAGATGGTTGAATGCTGTAGAATCCCATTATGGCGTAAAACCAATCATTTATACCGGTGAGCGGTACTATGATGATTTTTTAAAAGAAGAATTTAGCGATTATCTTTTTTGGATTGCCAATTATAATTTTTACAGAGAAGAAATAGCTGAGGATTGGTTGTTTTGGCAATTCACTGAAAAAGCATCAGCTCCTGGAATTAAAGGTAATGTAGATGTTAATATTTACAATGGAGATTTGCAACAGTTGCGGTATATTACTGTGGAGTAG
- a CDS encoding O-antigen ligase family protein — translation MKKEDQSYLYIILFHVLIGVLGYVLPFTAKIYGYSIFILGLYYIIKNQNRNNEALVVAAYVVGSEVFLRMTGGNPLYEISKYGVIVFILFGMYYSGFSKGAAPYWIFLLLLVPGVVISTFTLNFDTDLRTTIAFNISGPVCLGMASLYTFRRKILLTEMNRILFSMGLPILSCMVYLTLYTPNVRDVVTSTQSNFETSGGYGPNQVATVLGLGMFIFFSRVILDSKTKLQIVINLIIALNITYRGMLTFSRGGVITGFLMIVLLVLFLYFKSNFGGRVKLNYIIVLLVLASFATWTYTSFQTGGLINKRYANQDAAGRVKESQFTGREDIAQEEINIFLKNPIFGVGVGKGAEVREIDTGMKVLSHDEITRTLAEHGSLGILALLILFFTPLVLYLENKFNMFLLCFVVFWFLTINHAAMRTAAPAFVYSLSLLNVQLGSPRKVKNEEE, via the coding sequence ATGAAAAAAGAGGATCAATCCTATCTTTATATAATTCTTTTCCATGTTCTTATTGGGGTATTAGGCTATGTATTACCCTTTACCGCTAAAATTTATGGGTATTCTATTTTTATTTTGGGATTGTATTACATCATTAAAAATCAAAATAGGAATAATGAAGCGCTTGTGGTTGCCGCTTATGTGGTAGGTAGCGAAGTTTTTTTGCGAATGACCGGCGGAAATCCTTTGTATGAGATTTCGAAGTATGGTGTAATAGTCTTTATTCTTTTTGGGATGTACTACAGTGGTTTTTCTAAAGGAGCTGCGCCCTACTGGATTTTCTTGCTTTTATTGGTTCCTGGTGTTGTTATTTCGACTTTTACTTTGAATTTTGATACGGATCTTCGGACTACTATTGCTTTCAATATTTCGGGGCCCGTTTGTTTAGGAATGGCTTCTTTGTACACTTTTAGGCGTAAGATTCTATTAACAGAAATGAATAGAATCTTGTTTAGTATGGGTTTGCCGATTCTAAGTTGCATGGTTTATCTCACCTTGTACACGCCAAATGTACGGGATGTTGTTACTAGTACACAATCTAATTTTGAAACTTCAGGGGGTTATGGACCGAATCAAGTGGCTACAGTTCTAGGACTGGGAATGTTTATTTTTTTTTCCAGAGTCATATTGGATTCTAAAACAAAATTGCAAATTGTCATTAACCTTATTATCGCTTTAAATATCACTTATCGAGGCATGCTTACCTTTTCTCGAGGTGGTGTTATCACTGGTTTTTTGATGATTGTTTTATTAGTATTGTTTTTGTATTTTAAATCAAATTTTGGTGGCAGGGTAAAACTAAATTATATTATTGTACTGTTGGTATTGGCCAGTTTTGCTACTTGGACCTATACTTCGTTTCAGACGGGAGGCCTTATCAATAAACGATATGCGAATCAAGATGCTGCGGGTAGGGTTAAGGAGAGTCAATTTACAGGAAGAGAGGATATCGCTCAAGAAGAGATTAATATCTTCTTGAAAAATCCAATTTTTGGAGTGGGGGTTGGTAAAGGTGCCGAAGTCAGGGAGATTGATACCGGTATGAAAGTGTTGTCTCATGATGAGATTACTAGGACACTTGCAGAACATGGATCTTTAGGGATATTGGCTTTGTTAATTCTATTTTTTACACCTTTGGTTTTGTATTTAGAAAATAAGTTCAACATGTTTTTATTGTGCTTTGTAGTTTTTTGGTTTTTAACGATTAATCACGCTGCTATGCGGACTGCTGCTCCTGCCTTTGTGTATTCTTTGTCTTTGTTGAATGTGCAGTTGGGGAGTCCTAGGAAGGTTAAGAATGAAGAAGAATGA
- the tatC gene encoding twin-arginine translocase subunit TatC: MAKKNLNEMSFLDHLEELRWLLVRSTIAILILATVTFFISDYIFDEIIFGPTNANFITYRFFCDLSNQLGFAETICVTEMPFIIQNTNMEGQINVLIWTCITAGFILGFPFILWEVWKFISPALYDTEKKHAKLFIFSSSLLFFLGVLFGYFVIVPMSVNFFATFTISPVVKNQFSIDSYIGMVKTSVIACGLFFELPIIIYFLTKLGLVTPVFLRKYWKYAVIIILIVAAIVTPPDVVSQIIVTIPMLLIYEASILISKIVVKNQKKVNG, translated from the coding sequence ATGGCTAAAAAAAACTTAAACGAAATGTCGTTTTTAGATCATCTTGAAGAATTAAGATGGCTATTGGTTCGAAGCACAATTGCAATATTAATTTTGGCTACTGTCACTTTTTTTATCAGTGATTATATTTTTGATGAGATCATTTTTGGCCCCACAAATGCTAATTTTATAACCTATCGCTTTTTTTGTGACCTCTCCAATCAATTGGGTTTTGCTGAAACTATATGCGTGACCGAAATGCCTTTCATTATCCAAAATACGAATATGGAGGGACAAATTAATGTCTTGATTTGGACGTGTATAACTGCCGGATTTATTCTTGGTTTTCCATTTATCCTATGGGAAGTTTGGAAATTTATCAGTCCTGCATTATATGATACGGAGAAAAAACACGCGAAACTTTTCATTTTTTCATCCTCATTACTTTTCTTTTTGGGCGTATTGTTTGGTTATTTTGTAATTGTACCTATGTCTGTCAACTTCTTTGCCACTTTTACCATCAGTCCTGTAGTAAAAAACCAATTTAGTATTGATTCGTACATTGGGATGGTAAAAACAAGTGTTATCGCTTGTGGATTGTTTTTTGAATTACCCATAATCATTTATTTCCTGACCAAATTAGGTTTAGTAACCCCGGTTTTCTTGAGAAAATACTGGAAATATGCCGTAATCATCATTCTTATAGTGGCAGCAATTGTTACTCCACCAGACGTAGTGAGTCAAATAATTGTGACTATCCCTATGCTGTTAATCTATGAAGCAAGCATCTTAATTTCAAAAATAGTAGTAAAAAATCAAAAAAAAGTAAATGGCTGA
- a CDS encoding lipoprotein N-acyltransferase Lnb domain-containing protein, producing the protein MNTASLKKIVLFIVLLLTANTSFGQSITVSKNTQVSVITCGTGNESYSLFGHTAIRVHDADNAIDVVYNYGAFDFNTPNFVMKFIKGDLQYFAVAHSYPDFINQYQYEQRSVYEQELNIPLDLKQKLFDNLNTSLASGESHYTYKFIDKNCTSMVVDIINKTLDTTAIVKNTDTNITYRSILYPYFDNHFYEKLGTSIIFGRKVDQLGTKIFLPFELLKSLKKVSFQNHPLVKENKTLIEFKNEVPVSWWNNPYTYILFLAFIVLLNKKSVHLFYLSVMGIIGIFFSFSWFYSLHLELEYNYNMLLFNPTLLGFLYFYWTKNKKAIYNLAIVNLLFLVLYFFILINKAHFVLVLPLIITSGILLIRLVIQNKKRIPIII; encoded by the coding sequence ATGAATACCGCTTCTTTAAAAAAAATAGTTCTTTTCATAGTTTTGCTTTTAACTGCGAATACTAGTTTTGGACAAAGCATTACAGTATCAAAAAACACTCAAGTCAGCGTAATCACTTGTGGAACAGGAAATGAATCTTATTCGCTTTTTGGACACACCGCAATTCGGGTACACGATGCAGACAACGCTATTGATGTAGTCTACAATTATGGAGCTTTTGATTTTAATACCCCAAATTTTGTTATGAAATTTATAAAAGGGGATTTACAATATTTTGCTGTAGCACACTCCTATCCTGATTTTATTAATCAATATCAATACGAACAGCGGTCCGTTTATGAGCAAGAACTAAATATTCCGCTGGACTTAAAACAAAAATTATTTGATAATTTGAATACGTCTTTGGCCTCAGGCGAAAGTCATTACACCTATAAGTTTATTGATAAAAACTGTACTTCAATGGTTGTTGATATCATTAATAAAACCCTAGACACTACCGCTATTGTGAAAAATACAGACACCAACATTACTTATAGAAGCATCTTATATCCGTATTTTGACAATCACTTTTATGAGAAATTGGGAACTAGTATTATTTTCGGGAGAAAAGTAGACCAATTAGGAACAAAAATATTTTTACCTTTTGAACTTTTAAAAAGTCTAAAAAAAGTTTCTTTCCAAAACCATCCACTAGTAAAAGAAAACAAAACGCTAATCGAATTTAAAAATGAAGTTCCAGTTTCATGGTGGAACAATCCCTATACCTATATTCTTTTCCTCGCATTTATTGTGTTGCTAAACAAAAAAAGTGTGCATTTATTCTACCTTAGTGTAATGGGTATAATTGGAATATTCTTTTCATTTTCGTGGTTTTATTCCTTGCATTTAGAATTGGAATACAACTATAATATGTTACTTTTTAATCCAACTTTATTAGGTTTTTTATATTTTTATTGGACTAAAAACAAAAAAGCAATTTACAATCTGGCGATAGTAAACCTACTCTTTTTAGTACTGTATTTTTTTATACTAATCAACAAAGCTCACTTTGTGCTGGTACTACCTTTAATAATCACAAGTGGAATTCTTTTAATCAGACTGGTTATCCAAAATAAAAAACGTATTCCAATTATCATTTAA
- a CDS encoding CDP-alcohol phosphatidyltransferase family protein — MTIKKHIPNLITLLNLFCGCIALIFAFNQDFEMAFYFVCLGIFLDFFDGFFARLFHVSSPLGLQLDSLADMVTSGVVPGLVMSQMMIDHSSTAAVAHLQLFPYLGFLIALGSCYRLANFNIDTRQTDSFIGLPTPANALFILSLPLVLKYTDSLIIIELLTNPWFLLFITVLSAYMLNAEIPLFSLKIKKFSFKENTLQVVFLTLSLLLLIFLQYLGIPLVILFYVLLSVVNNKVLKK, encoded by the coding sequence ATGACTATTAAAAAACACATCCCTAATCTGATTACTTTATTAAATCTTTTTTGTGGTTGCATCGCATTGATTTTTGCCTTTAACCAAGATTTTGAAATGGCCTTTTATTTTGTTTGTTTAGGTATATTTTTAGACTTTTTTGATGGTTTTTTTGCCCGATTATTCCATGTTTCCAGTCCGCTTGGCTTGCAGTTGGATTCTTTAGCAGACATGGTTACGAGCGGTGTTGTGCCGGGTTTAGTGATGTCTCAAATGATGATTGACCATTCCTCAACTGCGGCGGTTGCTCATTTACAACTTTTTCCTTATTTAGGGTTTTTAATTGCTTTAGGGTCTTGTTACCGATTGGCAAATTTTAATATTGATACGCGTCAAACAGATTCTTTTATTGGTTTGCCAACGCCTGCTAATGCACTGTTTATTTTAAGTTTGCCTTTGGTATTGAAATATACTGATTCTTTGATTATAATTGAATTATTGACTAATCCTTGGTTTTTATTATTCATTACAGTATTGAGTGCCTATATGTTGAATGCTGAAATTCCATTGTTCTCTTTAAAAATTAAAAAATTTAGTTTTAAAGAAAATACACTTCAAGTTGTCTTTTTGACTTTGTCTCTGCTACTATTGATTTTCTTGCAATATTTAGGCATTCCTTTGGTCATTCTTTTCTATGTTTTGCTTTCAGTAGTGAATAATAAAGTGCTTAAAAAGTAA